The following DNA comes from Candidatus Liberimonas magnetica.
CTGCGTTCCTGTTTATCGCCCTGCCTACGGAGCATATATATGTCAATTTCTGCGCAGCGGGCCTTGCCGGGGGGTGTTTGGGGTTCATACCATATAATTTATCGGAAAAAAGAAAGATATTTATGGGAGATACGGGAAGCCTGGCCATAGGCTTTATCCTTGCGGCCACTTCATTAGGGACATCCTATTCGACCAAAAACCAGATTGGTTTTCTTGCGCCTCTTTTGATGCTTGCAATACCTATATACGATACCCTGCTTGTATCGTATTTCCGCATAAAAAAAGGCAAATCACCGTTTTTGGGCAGTAAGGATCATTTTGCTTTAAGGTTGGAACTATCGGGTTTTTCGAGAAAACATATTCTATCCATTACATATTTTGTAAGCGCTTTCCTGTCTTTTGCCGCCTATATGATTACACGCATGGATGTAGAAGGTGCTTTAATATTGTTCGTGATAGTGTTCGCAATGGCTATTTTCATCAGCTATAGGCTTGGCAAGATAAGTGTAGATTGATCGGCAAAAAAGTTTAGTGTTTGGAGTTAAGAGTTTAGAGTTTTTGAATTTGTATGTCTCTAAACTAAGGTCTCTAAACTCTAGACTGCTTAAGGCAAAGGGAATCATGTCTAAAACAGTTATTATAGGCGCAGGTATCTCAGGTCTTTCGTGCGCTTTTTTTCTCAAAAAACCGTATATAATAATTGAAAAAGAAGGCAGGCCGGGAGGCCTATGCAAATCCTTCAGTTTTGACGGTTTTACGTTCGATCATTCAGGCCATTTTTTTCATGTAAAGAACAAGGAAATAAAGTCGCTTATATTGCGGCTGATGAAAAATAATATCGCAAAAATAGAAAGGAATGCATTCATATTCTCAAATGAAAGGTTCATACCTTTCCCGTTCCAGGCCAACCTCTTTAACCTGCCAGCGCATATAAAAAATGAGTGCCTGCAGGGTTTTATAAATAAACCTGCGAAAGACAACGCTGACCGGATAGAAAGTTTTTATAAATGGTCTCTGGAAACTTTCGGTAAAGGCATCACAAAATATTTCATGAAGCCTTATAACGAAAAACTCTGGACTGTCCCGGCGAAAGAGCTGACCTCCGAGTGGGTCGCGCCTTTTGTGCCCCAGCCTACGCTGCAAGAGGTAAAAAGCGGGGCCAAAAAAGCCCAGGCCAAGAGGTTCGGGTATAACTCCTATTTTTATTACCCGAGAAAAGGCGGGTGCCAGGCCTTTATAGATGCGCTGGTACCTCATGTAAAGAACCTCGAACTGGGGGTAAGTTCAAAAAAGATAGATACTTTAAAAAAGATCATATTTACGTCGGACGGGCGGAAAATACATTATGACAACATAATATCCACCCAGCCGCTCAACCTGCTTTTAGGTCAGGTAGCAAGCCTCCCGCCAAAAATAAAAGGCCTGGCTAAAAAACTCAGATGGAATTCCGTTACCTGTATAAATATAGGCATAAAAAAACATTTTTGTAACCAGAAAATCCTGAACAATAAACATTGGGTATATTATCCCGATAAAGACTATGTGTTTTACAGGGCCGGTGTTTATTCGAATATTATGCCGGGATCTACGCAGCGCGATTCCAGCTCGTTTTATATTGAGATAAGCCATAAACCCGGCGCGAAAATAGATAAAAACCGCATCCTGTCGAAAACGATTAAAGGGCTCATTGATTCAAGGCTGATCAGGTCTACCAACGATATAGAAGTGGTAAACTGGCTCGATATACCTTATGCCTACGTAATATACGACAGGAACAGGGCAGAAACCGTTGAAAATATCCACAAATACCTCACTGCCAGAAATATATTTTCTATAGGAAGATACGGAGCCTGGAAGTACTCGTTCATGGAAGAGTCCATGCTCGATGCGATAAAAATAATTAAAGAAATCCGATGAATAAAATAAAGGTATGCCATATAATAACAAAGCTGGAATTGGGCGGAGCCCAGCAGAATACCCTGTATACGCTTGAACGTCTCAATAAAGAGGAATTCGATACAATACTTATCTCGGGCACAGGAGGTATTTTAGATGACGAGGCTTTGGCTATTTCAAAGACGAAAGTATATTTTGTAAACTGCCTTGTACGAGAGATAGCTCCTATAAAAGATATCTGTGCGCTTATAAATCTTTTTTCTATATTGAAAAAAGAAAAACCCGCTATAGTCCACACGCACTCGTCCAAAGCAGGTATCCTGGGCAGGCTAGCTGCTTTCATCGCAGGGGTTCCTGTCATAATACATACCTTTCATGGTTTTGGTTTCCATTCTTTTCAAAAATTTCCGGTAAGGATGCTCTATATCTTTTTAGAACGAGTGACTGCTAAAATAAGCGACAAGCTGATAGCGGTTTCAAAAGAAAATATTGAAAAAGGCCTTGGAAATAATATAGGTTTAAAAGAACAATATGCCCTTATAAGGAGCGGGATAAAAATAGATAAATATAAGGATAGTAAGGGAAATACCGAAGAAAAGAAAAAAGAATTGAATATACCGGATGGAGTGAAGGTTATAATCACAATAGGGCCTTTTAAGCCGCAGAAAAACCTTATGGATTTTGTTGACGTAGCAAATCAGGTTTACAACGCTTACGATAAATGTATTTTTCTTATAGTGGGTGACGGGGAAGAAAGGAAAAAGATAGAAAAAGCTATTAACAGCCTTAACCTGACAGATAAAATAAAGCTTCTTGGCTGGCGCAGGGATATACCGGAACTGCTTAACATTTCGAACCTGTTCGTTATGACTTCTCTTTGGGAAGGGCTGCCCAGGGCTTGCCTTGAAGCGATGTGCTGCGGCCTTCCTGTCGTAGCAAACTCAGTAGACGGTTTAAGAGACATAGTAGCGAACGAAGAAAATGGTTTTTTGAGCGAGCCTGGCGCTACTTCAAGAATGGCTGAAAATATCGCAAGGCTCCTGAAGAATCAGGAGTTAGCCGATAAAATGGGAAAACGGTCAAAGGAACTCATAGGCCAGGATTTTGATATAGACCACATGGTAAAACAGCAGGAAGAACTATATAAAAGCTTAACGATTTCAATAGGAAAAAACAATTAGTTATTTGAAAAACACGGCTATATGTGATTTTTTTCACTTTATAAATATATTTAAAAACAGGGTTGACAAATATTCAAAATTTGTGTAAAATCACTACTCATTTAAAATATACATAAAAGGATTTATATGGCAAAGTACAATATATCTTTAATTCAAGGTGACGGCACAGGGCCTGAACTTGCTGAAGTTACCAAAAAAGTGGTAGATGCAACAGGTGTAGGGATAAACTGGGAAGTGGTAGAAGCCGGGGTAGATGCACAGCAAAAATACGGTACCCCGCTTCCAAAAGATACCCTTGATTCCATACGCAAGAACAAAGTAGCGTTAAAAGCTCCGGCTACAACCCCTATAGGCACAGGGTTTCGTTCTGTAAATGTAGCTATAAGAAAGGAACTTGACCTGTACGCTTGTTTGAGGCCCTGTAAAACCTATACGGGTGTCAGTTCAAAATATGAAAATATAGATCTTGTAGTGGTAAGAGAAAATACAGAGGACCTCTATGCTGGAGTAGAATTCCTGCCGGATTCCAAGGAAGCCGTTGAAATAACAAAACTTGCCCCGGCTAAAATATACCCTCATTCCGCCATTTCGATAAAACCTATTTCGAAGTTCGCTTCCCAGAGGATCGTTGAGTATGCCTTTGACTATGCCCTGAAAAATAAAAGAAAAAAAGTTACGGCTGTGGCAAAAGCCAATATCATGAAATATACCGACGGGCTTTTCTTCGATACTGCAAGAGAAGTGGCAAAAAAATATGAGGGCAGGATCGAGTACGAAGAAAGGCTTATAGATAATATGTGTATGCAGCTGGTCCAGAAACCTCAACTGTATGATGTTATGGTTTTACCCAACCTTTACGGTGATATTCTGTCAGACCTGTGTGCAGGGCTTGTCGGCGGCCTTGGCGTAGCACCGGGAGCTAATATAGGGAAGGATTGTGCGGTTTTTGAGGCTGTACACGGTTCAGCTCCGAAATATAAAGGCCTAAATAAAGTTAACCCGACAGCTCTAATTCTTTCTGCAAAACTCATGCTTGAATACCTGGGCGAAAAAGAAGCATCTGAAAGACTGGAAAGAGCCGTATCAGAAGTCATCAAAGAAAAGAAAACAGTGACTTATGACCTGGGCGGTACGGCAAAAACAACGGAAATGGCAGAAGAGATAATTAAAAAACTTAAATGAAAATTGTAAAATTAGCAATTAGCATTTTAAAAGGCTAATTTTGCACTGTTAATTTTGCAATTAAGGTGTAAAAAAATGAAAGCATTGGTTCTAAATTGCGGGTCATCATCTGTAAAATATACTTTTTATGATATGGAAGACGAGAAGAGGCTTTCCACAGGTCTTGTGGAATGCATAGGGCTTCCTGAAGCATATTTTAAATATCAAAGTTCTGGAGAACCAGAAGTTAAAGAGCCCTGCAAAGCTGTTGACCATGTTTCAGCAGTAGACCTGATATTAAAAAACCTTATTGAATCAAAGCAGAAAGTTATAAACGACATACACGAAATAACCGTCATAGGTCACAGGGTAGTCCACGGCGGCGAAAAATTCTCTGATTCTGTCATGATCAACGATGAAGTCATGAACGATATAAAAGAATGTTTTGTTATGGCGCCGCTGCATAACCCTCACAATTATGAAGGGATAGATGCCTGCCAGAAACTTTTGCCGGGCATACCTCAGGTCGCTGTCTTTGACACGGCTTTTCATCAATCTATACCGAATTATGCATATTTTTATGCCTTACCGTATTCTTTATATAAGAAATATAATATAAGAAAATACGGTTTCCACGGCACATCTCATATGTATGTGGCTAAAAGGGCGGCCGAAATATTGAACCTGCCTTTCGATAAGACAAAAATAATCACTTGCCACCTTGGAAACGGATGCAGTATTACTGCAATAAACAACGGCCAGTCTTTAGATACTTCCATGGGTTTTACACCCCTGGAAGGATTGGTCATGGGTACGCGCTGCGGTGATATTGACCCGGCCATAATAATACACCTTTTGACCCATGAGAACATAACCGCAGAAGACCTCTACATTTTATTAAATAAGAAAAGCGGACTTTTGGGTATATCAGGGCTTACCAATGATATGCGCACGATACTGAAATCAGCAGCTGTCGGCAATGAAAGGGCAAAGCTTGCTATTGATGTTTTTTGTTACAGGATAAAAAAATATATAGCGTCTTATATAGGTGTTTTAAACGGCCTTGACGTTCTTATATTTACCGCGGGTATAGGCGAGAACTCGCCCACTATAAGAGAAAAATCATGCCAGGACCTGGATTACCTGGGAATAAGCCTTGACAATAACTCTAATAATAACGTCATTTCAGAACCGGGTTTAATATCAAAACAAGGTGCAAAGGTGAAAGTAATGGTTATCCCAACCAACGAAGAATTGAAGATTGCAAGAGAGTCAATAAAAGTCTTGACAAACAAATAAGTAAAAAATATAATGGAGCATCTAAAAGTTAAAACTTCTCATTTACAAGAACTGAGTGAAATAAGCGATCAGATAGATCCTTATTCATGCAAAGACCTTTTTGACAGCGTAAAATCACAAAAACTTAAGCTTGTGTTTTCAATAAAGAAGTTTGAAAAAGAGCTTTTACTAAAAGGTAATATTATCGGTTATTTCGGGCTGGAATGCTCAAGGTGCCTTGAAGTAAGCGATTGGCCCGTTAACGTGAATTTTATGCAGGCATACTCCAGTTCCGTAGAAGAAATAAATGTGGGGGAAGAAGCAAGGCAGGTGCTGCTTTTAAATATCCCTCAAAAACCGTTATGCAAAAATGATTGTGACGGGCTTTGCCCGAAATGCGGGAAGAATTTAAATAGCGGAAAGTGCAGTTGCAAAATTGAAACTAACGACCTTAGATGGGAAAAACTGAAAGATATCTTAAAGAAATAGACATGAGACAACAGACCACAGACTACAGACCAAAAACAAATCTTTTGTTTTTTACGTTGGTCTGTAGTCTGTTGTCTGAAGTCTGTAGTCTGACTTCGGAGGAATAATGCCAAATCCCAAAAAGAAACATTCACAGAGCAGAAGAGACTCCAGGCGGGCAGAGAACTGGAAAATAACAGCAAAGAGCCTGTCAAAGTGCTCTCATTGCGGGGCTGCGACCATGCCTCACCGCGTTTGCCCTTCATGCGGATTTTATGACGGTGAATTGATAATGCCAAAGAAAGAAAAAGCCAAACAAACAGAACAAAAACCTGAAGAGGGCAAATCATAATGCGTTTAGCTCTGGATGCAATGGGCGGTGACAATGCCCCACTTGTAACAACCGAAGGTGCTGTAATGGCCGCCAAAGAACTAAAACACGACATCATCCTTGTAGGAAACGAGTCTGTTTTGAATCTTGAACTGGCTAAATACAGAACAAAGAACCTTCCCATATCTGTCTATAACACAACTGAAACCATAGGGATGGATGAACTTCCGGCTCAAGCCGTTAGGCAAAAAAAGGATTCATCTATGGTCGTTGCGTCCCGGCTTGTCTCTGAAGGCAAGGCGGATGCCTTTGTTTCAGCCGGAAATTCTGGTGCGGCTATGGCCGCAGCCTTACTGAGTTTAAAAAGAATAACCGGCGTTTCAAGGCCAGCCATAGCTACAGCTATCCCTACACTCAAAGGCATAAGCTTACTTTTAGATGTAGGGGCAAATGTAGATTGTAAACCCAAACATCTTTTGCAGTTCGCTCTGATGGGCAAGATATTTTTGCAGGAAGTTTTTAACATTGCTAACCCAAAGGTCGGTGTTTTAAGCATTGGTGAAGAAGATTCCAAGGGGAACGAACTGTCCCTTGCGACTTTTGACCTTATAAAAAAAACAGACCTTAATTTTATTGGTAATATAGAAGGTTCGGACATACCGAAAGGGAAAGCAGATGTTGTGGTTTGTGACGGTTTTGTAGGCAACGTTGTACTAAAGTTCGGCGAAGGTGTCGCTGAAATGATGTTAAAGCTCGTAAAAGAAGAATTTAAGGCGCACCCTATAGCCTGGGCATCGCTCCCTTTCCTGTGGGCTGCTTTAAAAGACCTTAGAAAGAAAGTCGATTATACGGAATACGGAGGCGCTCCTCTTTTAGGTGTAGACGGGGTATGCGTAATATCTCACGGAAGTTCAAATGCTAAAGCCATAAAGAACGCTTTAAGGGCAGCAGCGCGGTCCGTTGAAAAGAAGATAAACAGTACTATTTCTACGGAAATAGCAAAATACGGGCTTGAACAATAAACTATGAATAAATACAATGCAAAAATCCTTAGCACAGGTTCTTATGTGCCGCTCAAAATATTGACAAATTCTGACATTGAAAAAATGGTCCAGACATCCGATGAGTGGATAACGACTCGTACTGGTATAAAAGAAAGACATATAGCGGATGAGAATACGGCAACCAGCGACCTTGCTTTTGAAGCAGCGAAGATAGCCCTAAATGAGGCAAAATTGGAGCCGGCGGACCTGGATGTTATAATAGTCGCAACTATCACGC
Coding sequences within:
- a CDS encoding NAD(P)-binding protein, producing the protein MSKTVIIGAGISGLSCAFFLKKPYIIIEKEGRPGGLCKSFSFDGFTFDHSGHFFHVKNKEIKSLILRLMKNNIAKIERNAFIFSNERFIPFPFQANLFNLPAHIKNECLQGFINKPAKDNADRIESFYKWSLETFGKGITKYFMKPYNEKLWTVPAKELTSEWVAPFVPQPTLQEVKSGAKKAQAKRFGYNSYFYYPRKGGCQAFIDALVPHVKNLELGVSSKKIDTLKKIIFTSDGRKIHYDNIISTQPLNLLLGQVASLPPKIKGLAKKLRWNSVTCINIGIKKHFCNQKILNNKHWVYYPDKDYVFYRAGVYSNIMPGSTQRDSSSFYIEISHKPGAKIDKNRILSKTIKGLIDSRLIRSTNDIEVVNWLDIPYAYVIYDRNRAETVENIHKYLTARNIFSIGRYGAWKYSFMEESMLDAIKIIKEIR
- a CDS encoding glycosyltransferase family 4 protein, with translation MNKIKVCHIITKLELGGAQQNTLYTLERLNKEEFDTILISGTGGILDDEALAISKTKVYFVNCLVREIAPIKDICALINLFSILKKEKPAIVHTHSSKAGILGRLAAFIAGVPVIIHTFHGFGFHSFQKFPVRMLYIFLERVTAKISDKLIAVSKENIEKGLGNNIGLKEQYALIRSGIKIDKYKDSKGNTEEKKKELNIPDGVKVIITIGPFKPQKNLMDFVDVANQVYNAYDKCIFLIVGDGEERKKIEKAINSLNLTDKIKLLGWRRDIPELLNISNLFVMTSLWEGLPRACLEAMCCGLPVVANSVDGLRDIVANEENGFLSEPGATSRMAENIARLLKNQELADKMGKRSKELIGQDFDIDHMVKQQEELYKSLTISIGKNN
- a CDS encoding isocitrate/isopropylmalate dehydrogenase family protein — its product is MAKYNISLIQGDGTGPELAEVTKKVVDATGVGINWEVVEAGVDAQQKYGTPLPKDTLDSIRKNKVALKAPATTPIGTGFRSVNVAIRKELDLYACLRPCKTYTGVSSKYENIDLVVVRENTEDLYAGVEFLPDSKEAVEITKLAPAKIYPHSAISIKPISKFASQRIVEYAFDYALKNKRKKVTAVAKANIMKYTDGLFFDTAREVAKKYEGRIEYEERLIDNMCMQLVQKPQLYDVMVLPNLYGDILSDLCAGLVGGLGVAPGANIGKDCAVFEAVHGSAPKYKGLNKVNPTALILSAKLMLEYLGEKEASERLERAVSEVIKEKKTVTYDLGGTAKTTEMAEEIIKKLK
- a CDS encoding acetate kinase → MKALVLNCGSSSVKYTFYDMEDEKRLSTGLVECIGLPEAYFKYQSSGEPEVKEPCKAVDHVSAVDLILKNLIESKQKVINDIHEITVIGHRVVHGGEKFSDSVMINDEVMNDIKECFVMAPLHNPHNYEGIDACQKLLPGIPQVAVFDTAFHQSIPNYAYFYALPYSLYKKYNIRKYGFHGTSHMYVAKRAAEILNLPFDKTKIITCHLGNGCSITAINNGQSLDTSMGFTPLEGLVMGTRCGDIDPAIIIHLLTHENITAEDLYILLNKKSGLLGISGLTNDMRTILKSAAVGNERAKLAIDVFCYRIKKYIASYIGVLNGLDVLIFTAGIGENSPTIREKSCQDLDYLGISLDNNSNNNVISEPGLISKQGAKVKVMVIPTNEELKIARESIKVLTNK
- a CDS encoding DUF177 domain-containing protein, translating into MEHLKVKTSHLQELSEISDQIDPYSCKDLFDSVKSQKLKLVFSIKKFEKELLLKGNIIGYFGLECSRCLEVSDWPVNVNFMQAYSSSVEEINVGEEARQVLLLNIPQKPLCKNDCDGLCPKCGKNLNSGKCSCKIETNDLRWEKLKDILKK
- the rpmF gene encoding 50S ribosomal protein L32 codes for the protein MPNPKKKHSQSRRDSRRAENWKITAKSLSKCSHCGAATMPHRVCPSCGFYDGELIMPKKEKAKQTEQKPEEGKS
- the plsX gene encoding phosphate acyltransferase PlsX gives rise to the protein MRLALDAMGGDNAPLVTTEGAVMAAKELKHDIILVGNESVLNLELAKYRTKNLPISVYNTTETIGMDELPAQAVRQKKDSSMVVASRLVSEGKADAFVSAGNSGAAMAAALLSLKRITGVSRPAIATAIPTLKGISLLLDVGANVDCKPKHLLQFALMGKIFLQEVFNIANPKVGVLSIGEEDSKGNELSLATFDLIKKTDLNFIGNIEGSDIPKGKADVVVCDGFVGNVVLKFGEGVAEMMLKLVKEEFKAHPIAWASLPFLWAALKDLRKKVDYTEYGGAPLLGVDGVCVISHGSSNAKAIKNALRAAARSVEKKINSTISTEIAKYGLEQ